One Schistocerca nitens isolate TAMUIC-IGC-003100 chromosome 1, iqSchNite1.1, whole genome shotgun sequence DNA segment encodes these proteins:
- the LOC126195157 gene encoding uncharacterized protein LOC126195157, giving the protein MDMGNTSEPRSILSGIRSAEDCIKYGFYRIEALERNLRSRHLSSDERQRIEGELEEVKEELKRNQHELKHLQKENTKSFAMAAILMFLCFLVFGVYKMLQNKQ; this is encoded by the exons ATGGATATGGGAAATACTTCTGAACCGCGTTCCATTCTTTCTGGG ATCAGAAGTGCAGAAGACTGTATAAAGTATGGTTTCTACAGAATAGAAGCTCTGGAAAGGAACCTCAGAAGTAGGCATCTTTCATCTGATGAAAG GCAGCGTATTGAAGGAGAGCttgaagaagtgaaagaagaaCTAAAAAGGAATCAGCATGAATTAAAGCATCTTCAGAAAGAAAATACCAAATCATTTGCTATGGCTGCAATTTTAATGTTCCTTTGTTTCTTAGTATTTGGTGTATACAAAATGTTACAGAATAAGCAATAG